One genomic window of Fusarium fujikuroi IMI 58289 draft genome, chromosome FFUJ_chr01 includes the following:
- a CDS encoding probable dUTP pyrophosphatase: protein MTSETLVPDNSAVSSPPAKRAKTAATMEGPPPLQIKKLSDKGRLPTRGSAFAAGYDIYAARDTTIPARGKALVDTDISMAVPAGTYGRIAPRSGLASKHFIDTGAGVIDADYRGQVKVLLFNHNESDFEVKEGDRIAQLVLERIYTPEVVEVQELEESVRGAGGFGSTG, encoded by the exons ATGACCTCTGAGACTCTCGTCCCTGATAACTCTGCCGTTTCGTCACCTCCCGCCAAACGTGCCAAGACTGCCGCTACAATGGAAGGTCCCCCGCCACTTCAGATTAAAAAACTTTCCGACAAGGGTCGTTTGCCCACTCGTGGGAGTGCCTTTGCTGCTGGCTATGATATCTACGCTGCTCGCGACACAACTATTCCCGCCCGTGGCAAGGCGCTAGTTGACACTGATATCAGCATGGCTGTGCCTGCCGGAACCT ATGGACGCATTGCCCCTCGATCGGGTCTCGCTTCCAAGCATTTCATTGACACAGGCGCTGGTGTCATCGATGCCGATTACCGCGGTcaggtcaaggtcctgcTCTTCAACCATAACGAATCCGACTTTGAGGTGAAGGAGGGCGACCGCATTGCTCAACTTGTTCTGGAGCGCATCTACACCCCCGAGGTTGTCGAGGTCCAAGAGCTCGAGGAGAGTGTCCGAGGCGCTGGTGGCTTCGGCAGCACTGGTTAG
- a CDS encoding probable proliferating cell nuclear antigen codes for MLESRLAQADLLKKVVDAIKDLVQDCNFDCNDSGIQLQAMDNSHVALVSMLLTAGSFEMFRCDRNISLGVNLTSLTKVLRAAQSNDVLTLKAEDAPDVLNMQFESPENDRISEYDLKLMDIDQEHLGIPDTEYAATIAMPSGEFRRICTDLMAMSESVMIEASKDGVKFACNGDIGNGSVTLRSHEDIEKPKQNVTIELTEPVALTFSLKYLVNFCKAAGLSDQVQIKLSDEVPLLVEYNLEGQSHLRFYLAPKIGDEE; via the exons ATGTTGGAATCACGACTCGCTCAAGCTGATCTTCTGAAGAAGGTTGTCGATGCAATCAAGGATCTGGTCCAAGATTGCAACTTCGACTGCAATGACAGTGGTATTCAGCTGCAGGCCATGGACAACTCCCATGTTGCCTTGGTCTCCATGCTGCTTACTGCTGGATCCTTCGAGATGTTCCGCTGCGACCGTAATATCTCCCTCGGTGTCAACCTCACATCCCTGACCAAGGTCCTACGCGCTGCTCAGAGTAACGACGTGCTCACGCTTAAGGCTGAGGATGCTCCTGATGTGTTGAACATGCAATTCGAAAGCCCTGAAAACGACCGCATCAGCGAGTATGACCTCAAGCTCATGGACATTGACCAGGAGCATCTGGGCATCCCCGACACCGAGTATGCTGCTACAATTGCAATGCCTTCTGGCGAGTTTCGTCGCATCTGTACCGACTTAATGGCTATGTCAGAATCAG TGATGATTGAGGCTTCCAAGGACGGTGTCAAGTTCGCATGCAATGGCGATATCGGTAACGGCTCAGTGACTCTTCGAAGCCATGAAGATATCGAGAAACCCAAACAAAATGTCACAATTGAGTTGACCGAGCCTGTCGCTCTCACCTTCTCCCTTAAGTACCTGGTCAATTTCTGCAAGGCTGCTGGCCTCTCCGATCAGGTCCAGATCAAGCTCTCTGACGAAGTGCCCCTCTTGGTGGAGTACAATCTGGAGGGTCAAAGCCACCTGCGTTTCTATCTTGCGCCCAAGATTGGCGATGAGGAGTAG
- a CDS encoding related to pyridoxal kinase, translated as MDLWEGLKQSYLDDFDVMLSGYIPGAAAVETVGKIGRELKEKSSKAPGKFFWALDPVMGDNGKIYVSEEVVPAYKRLIHDADLILPNQFEAELLSEVKIHDMDSLRKAIQVLHDKYKIPHVVITSVNLEAPDHPPSHLSVVGSTMTSTGKARFFKIVFPSIDCYFSGTGDMFGALMVIRMREAVFNADERLRHTASWLSGDSVSAVELPLARAAEKVLGSMHEVLSKTCEGMKRVVERTTDDMKDKDRIDETKAHLVKSKAAELQLVRNLDCLRSPTTRYLAKAI; from the exons ATGGATCTCTGGGAAGGACTGAAGCAGTCTTACCTGGATGATTTTGATGTGATGCTTTCTGGATATATCCCAGGCGCTGCAGCCGTCGAGACGGTCGGTAAGATAGGCCGTGAACTCAAGGAAAAGTCAAGCAAAGCACCTGGCAAGTTCTTCTGGGCTCTCGACCCCGTCATGGGTGACAATGGAAAGATCTACGTCTCCGAGGAAGTGGTGCCAGCATACAAAAGACTCATCCACGATGCGGACCTGATTCTTCCAAACCAATTCGAGGCCGA GCTGCTTTCAGAAGTCAAAATCCATGATATGGACAGTCTCCGAAAGGCCATTCAAGTGCTCCACGACAAGTACAAGATTCCGCATGTCGTCATTACTTCAGTCAACCTTGAGGCACCAGACCATCCACCTTCGCATCTCTCTGTTGTTGGTTCAACCATGACATCTACTGGCAAAGCTCGCTTTTTCAAGATTGTCTTCCCATCAATCGATTGTTATTTCAGCGGTACAGGCGACATGTTTGGCGCTCTTATGGTAATCCGCATGCGTGAGGCTGTCTTCAATGCTGACGAGCGGCTGCGGCATACCGCCAGCTGGCTTAGCGGCGATTCGGTATCGGCTGTCGAACTACCTCTTGCACGCGCTGCAGAAAAGGTCCTAGGTAGTATGCATGAGGTTCTATCCAAGACCTGCGAGGGCATGAAGAGGGTGGTTGAACGAACAACGGACGACATGAAAGATAAGGATCGAATTGACGAAACTAAGGCGCACCTCGTGAAGAGTAAAGCGGCAGAGCTTCAACTTGTGAGGAATCTGGACTGCTTACGCTCACCCACGACGCGATACCTTGCGAAGGCTATTTAG